In Zea mays cultivar B73 chromosome 7, Zm-B73-REFERENCE-NAM-5.0, whole genome shotgun sequence, the following proteins share a genomic window:
- the LOC100285773 gene encoding ATPase — MQRLTGRDMWDVEECQSPRMGSVILGVDGGASNTVCVCIPAAMPFNDPLPVLSRTVAGCSNHNSVGEDRARETLERVMSQALLKARRRRSNVCAVCLAVAGVNHPVDQQRMLDWLRDIFPSHVKLFVENDAVAALASGTMGKLHGCVLIAGTGTIAYGFTSDGREARAAGAGPVLGDWGSGYGISAQALTAVVRAYDGRGPETVLTNNILDFLGLASPDELIGWTYEDQSWARIADLLPVVVESAESGDEVANKILHNSVGELASSVKAVVQRLDLGGEDGKHPFPLVMVGKVLEANKKWDIGKEVIDCVTKNYPGAYPIHPKVEPAVGAALLAWNAIASELDGDIRTVQ, encoded by the exons atGCAGCGGCTCACGGGGCGGGACATGTGGGACGTGGAGGAGTGCCAGAGCCCGCGCATGGGCAGCGTCATCCTCGGCGTCGACGGCGGCGCCAGCAACACCGTCTGCGTCTGCATCCCCGCCGCCATGCCCTTCAACGACCCGCTCCCCGTCCTCTCCCGCACCGTCGCCGGCTGCTCCAACCACAACTCCGTCGGAG AGGACAGGGCAAGGGAGACGCTGGAGAGGGTGATGTCGCAGGCGCTGCTCAAGGCGCGCCGGCGACGGTCAAATGTCTGCGCCGTCTGCTTGGCCGTAGCAGGCGTCAACCATCCAGTCGATCAGCAGAGAATGCTGGACTGGCTCAG GGACATATTTCCAAGCCATGTCAAGCTGTTCGTGGAGAACGACGCGGTGGCGGCGCTGGCCAGTGGAACCATGGGCAAGCTGCACGGATGTGTGCTGATCGCAGGGACAGGGACCATAGCGTATGGGTTCACCAGTGATGGTAGGGAAGCTCGAGCAGCAGGTGCAGGGCCAGTTCTGGGTGACTGGGGCAG TGGCTATGGGATTTCTGCCCAGGCATTGACAGCAGTGGTGAGAGCTTATGATGGCCGAGGCCCCGAAACAGTGCTTACCAACAACATCCTTGACTTCCTTGGACTGGCATCGCCAGATGAATTGATAGG GTGGACATATGAAGACCAATCATGGGCTCGTATCGCTGACCTTCTTCCAGTTGTGGTAGAATCAGCTGAAAGTGGTGATGAGGTGGCAAACAAGATCCTACACAATTCAGTTGGGGAACTAGCTTCCAGTGTCAAGGCTGTAGTGCAAAGGCTTGACCTTGGTGGTGAAG ATGGCAAGCATCCATTTCCACTTGTTATGGTTGGTAAAGTCCTTGAGGCAAACAAAAAGTGGGACATTGGGAAAGAAGTGATAGATTGTGTTACCAAGAATTACCCAGGTGCCTATCCAATACATCCCAAG GTGGAGCCAGCTGTTGGTGCAGCTTTATTAGCATGGAATGCTATAGCAAGCGAATTAGATGGCGACATTAGAACTGTTCAATAA